One stretch of Acidimicrobiales bacterium DNA includes these proteins:
- a CDS encoding NADH-quinone oxidoreductase subunit A: protein MDQYLPVLALLVLAALFAAISFIASWLFAPRRATEAKSAPYECGIVPSREAPDRFPVRFYLVAMIFIVFDIEIIFFFPWAVVYRELGAFGLGAVIIFAAAVFESFVYLISQGALDWGPLKKAMSQSPMVSAARTSESTVRRVGLEGRVEEAA from the coding sequence GTGGACCAGTACCTCCCGGTCCTCGCGCTGCTGGTCCTCGCCGCGCTCTTCGCGGCCATCAGCTTCATCGCGTCGTGGCTCTTCGCGCCCCGGCGCGCCACCGAGGCCAAGTCGGCGCCGTACGAGTGCGGCATCGTCCCCAGTCGCGAGGCGCCGGACCGGTTCCCGGTGCGGTTCTACCTCGTGGCCATGATCTTCATCGTCTTCGACATCGAGATCATCTTCTTCTTCCCGTGGGCGGTCGTGTACCGCGAGCTCGGGGCGTTCGGTCTCGGCGCGGTCATCATCTTCGCCGCCGCGGTGTTCGAGTCCTTCGTGTACCTCATCAGCCAGGGCGCCCTGGACTGGGGCCCGCTGAAGAAGGCCATGAGCCAGAGCCCGATGGTGAGCGCCGCCCGGACCAGCGAGTCCACCGTGCGGCGCGTGGGCCTCGAGGGCCGGGTAGAGGAAGCGGCATGA
- a CDS encoding NADH-quinone oxidoreductase subunit B, whose translation MRTPGPDDKPTLLTDGLEGLQHNFLTGQLEDLVKWARQKSMWPATFGLACCAIEMMATGGAHYDLARYGMEVFRASPRQADLMIVAGRVSQKMAPVLRQIHDQMMEPKWVISMGVCASSGGMFNNYALVQGVDQVVPVDVYVPGCPPGPQTLMHGILTLYESIQTGELTRRREQTGAGAGITVAQHDGQAEPVAVGIPRPDRGHVTLLENS comes from the coding sequence ATGCGCACGCCGGGTCCCGACGACAAGCCGACCCTGCTCACCGACGGGCTCGAGGGCCTCCAGCACAACTTCCTCACGGGCCAGCTCGAAGACCTCGTCAAGTGGGCCCGCCAGAAGAGCATGTGGCCGGCCACGTTCGGCCTCGCCTGCTGCGCCATCGAGATGATGGCCACCGGCGGCGCCCACTACGACCTCGCCCGCTACGGCATGGAGGTCTTCCGGGCCTCCCCCCGCCAGGCCGACCTGATGATCGTGGCCGGCCGGGTGAGCCAGAAGATGGCGCCGGTGCTGCGCCAGATCCACGACCAGATGATGGAGCCCAAGTGGGTCATCTCCATGGGCGTGTGCGCGTCGAGCGGCGGCATGTTCAACAACTACGCGCTGGTCCAGGGCGTCGACCAGGTGGTGCCCGTGGACGTGTACGTCCCGGGTTGCCCGCCCGGGCCCCAGACCCTGATGCACGGCATCCTCACCCTGTACGAATCGATCCAGACCGGTGAGCTCACCCGCCGTCGCGAGCAGACCGGCGCCGGCGCCGGCATCACCGTCGCGCAGCACGACGGACAGGCCGAGCCCGTGGCCGTGGGCATCCCCCGCCCCGACCGCGGTCACGTCACCCTCCTCGAGAACTCCTGA
- a CDS encoding NADH-quinone oxidoreductase subunit C, whose protein sequence is MADADDTTADETASDEVVAEPERLHGALVTSGPDGLVVLHPSRDELVAVVTALGEDGFHQCLDVTGVDYLRHPGRAELPDEITPERFEVVVHLMSHAERRRIRLRVQVPADDATVPSLFDLHPGVEAMERETFDMFGIVFDGHPDLTRILMPEEWVGHPLRKDYAIGAIPVQFKGAPAAR, encoded by the coding sequence ATGGCCGACGCCGACGACACCACGGCCGACGAGACTGCCTCCGACGAGGTGGTCGCGGAGCCCGAGCGCCTGCACGGCGCCCTGGTCACCAGCGGCCCCGACGGCCTGGTGGTCCTGCACCCGTCGCGTGACGAGCTCGTCGCCGTCGTCACCGCGCTGGGCGAGGACGGCTTCCACCAGTGCCTCGACGTCACCGGCGTCGACTACCTGCGCCACCCGGGCCGCGCCGAGCTCCCCGACGAGATCACGCCCGAGCGCTTCGAGGTGGTCGTCCATCTGATGTCGCACGCAGAGCGACGCCGGATCCGCCTGCGGGTCCAGGTGCCCGCCGACGACGCCACCGTCCCCTCCCTGTTCGACCTGCACCCCGGGGTCGAGGCCATGGAGCGCGAGACGTTCGACATGTTCGGGATCGTGTTCGACGGCCACCCGGACCTCACCCGCATCCTCATGCCCGAGGAGTGGGTGGGTCACCCGCTGCGCAAGGACTACGCCATCGGGGCCATCCCGGTGCAGTTCAAGGGAGCACCGGCCGCCCGATGA
- a CDS encoding NADH-quinone oxidoreductase subunit D: MASRARASATERLRELGAVLRLSEAEAAELGQADPGDDQTMIMNMGPQHPSTHGVLRLMLEMEGETVLRTKPIIGYLHTGMEKTGEDLTFLQGPTNVTRMDYASPLFSELAFSLTTEKLLGIEVPPRAVWIRMLMSELNRLSSHLLFMATNGMDLGAVSMMIYGWREREETLRILEKITGLRMNHNYIRPGGVAADLPDGWRDDVLHLLDLIPPRLEEYDTLMTGQPIWRERLQGVGVITTEECLALGTTGPILRSTGYAWDLRRDLPYLAYDEVDFDVVIGTYGDCFDRYAIRLNEIRESIRIIHQVLDKMPLGDYRIQDKKVTPPPRARIDESMEALIHHFKIFTEGFKVPEGEAYVAVESPRGELGCYIVSDGSSKPYRMHIRGPSFVNLQTLPHMMRGGLLADAVAIISSVDPIMGEVDR, from the coding sequence ATGGCCAGCCGCGCCCGGGCCAGCGCCACCGAGCGTCTCCGCGAGCTCGGCGCGGTCCTGCGCCTCAGCGAGGCCGAAGCGGCCGAGCTCGGCCAGGCCGACCCCGGCGACGACCAGACCATGATCATGAACATGGGGCCGCAGCACCCCAGCACCCACGGTGTGCTGCGCCTCATGCTCGAGATGGAGGGCGAGACGGTGCTTCGCACCAAGCCCATCATCGGGTACCTCCACACCGGCATGGAGAAGACCGGCGAGGACCTCACCTTCCTCCAGGGCCCCACCAACGTCACCCGCATGGACTACGCCTCGCCGCTGTTCAGCGAGCTGGCCTTCTCCCTCACCACCGAGAAGCTCCTCGGCATCGAGGTGCCGCCCCGGGCGGTGTGGATCCGCATGCTGATGAGCGAGCTCAACCGGCTCTCGTCGCATCTGCTCTTCATGGCCACCAACGGCATGGACCTCGGCGCGGTCTCGATGATGATCTACGGCTGGCGCGAGCGCGAGGAGACCCTGCGCATCCTCGAGAAGATCACCGGGCTGCGCATGAACCACAACTACATCCGCCCCGGCGGTGTGGCTGCGGACCTCCCCGATGGCTGGCGCGACGACGTGCTGCACCTGCTCGACCTCATCCCGCCCCGTCTCGAGGAGTACGACACCTTGATGACGGGCCAGCCCATCTGGCGTGAGCGCCTCCAGGGCGTCGGCGTCATCACCACCGAGGAGTGCCTGGCCCTCGGCACCACCGGGCCCATCCTGCGCTCCACCGGCTACGCCTGGGACCTGCGACGCGACCTGCCCTACCTGGCCTATGACGAGGTCGACTTCGACGTCGTCATCGGCACCTACGGCGACTGCTTCGACCGCTACGCGATCCGCCTCAACGAGATCCGTGAGTCGATCCGCATCATCCACCAGGTGCTCGACAAGATGCCGCTGGGTGACTACCGCATCCAGGACAAGAAGGTCACGCCGCCGCCACGCGCCCGCATCGACGAGTCGATGGAAGCGCTCATCCACCACTTCAAGATCTTCACCGAGGGCTTCAAGGTGCCCGAGGGCGAGGCCTACGTGGCGGTGGAATCGCCCCGGGGTGAGCTCGGGTGCTACATCGTGAGCGATGGCAGCTCCAAGCCCTACCGCATGCACATCCGCGGCCCGAGCTTCGTGAACCTCCAGACCCTGCCCCACATGATGCGCGGCGGCCTCCTGGCCGACGCCGTGGCCATCATCTCCAGCGTCGACCCGATCATGGGCGAGGTGGACCGGTAG
- a CDS encoding NAD(P)H-dependent oxidoreductase subunit E has protein sequence MARLSRDNLVTAQEIIARYPRPKSALIPLLHLAQEQDGWLTEDAMEHLAELVGVTPAEVLGTASFYEMFKREPVGRYVINVCTDIACSLVGGDELLEHAEETLGVRDGGTTADGMFTLHGVQCIAACTEAPCLQTNYRYSHQVTNEGFDQLVDDLRNGRKDSEVPHHGVLARIRQSIPADKAAGAIVPEGQSEPAWLASAAADASGEGTSS, from the coding sequence GTGGCGCGCCTCTCGCGGGACAACCTGGTCACCGCCCAGGAGATCATCGCCCGGTACCCCCGGCCGAAGTCCGCCCTCATCCCCCTCCTGCACCTCGCTCAGGAGCAGGACGGCTGGCTCACCGAGGACGCCATGGAGCACCTCGCCGAGCTCGTCGGCGTCACGCCCGCCGAGGTCCTCGGCACGGCCAGCTTCTACGAGATGTTCAAGCGCGAACCCGTGGGCCGCTACGTCATCAACGTCTGCACCGACATCGCCTGCTCGCTGGTGGGCGGCGACGAGCTGCTCGAGCACGCGGAGGAGACCCTCGGCGTGCGCGACGGCGGCACCACCGCGGACGGCATGTTCACCCTGCACGGCGTGCAGTGCATCGCCGCCTGCACCGAGGCCCCGTGCCTCCAGACGAACTACCGCTACTCCCACCAGGTGACGAACGAGGGCTTCGACCAGCTCGTCGACGACCTGCGCAACGGCCGCAAGGACTCGGAGGTTCCCCACCACGGGGTCCTGGCCCGCATCCGCCAGTCCATCCCGGCCGACAAGGCCGCCGGCGCCATCGTCCCCGAGGGCCAGTCCGAGCCCGCGTGGCTGGCGTCCGCGGCCGCCGACGCCAGTGGAGAGGGGACGTCGTCGTGA